In the genome of Streptomyces sp. NBC_00259, the window CGACCGCTTGGCGGCCGGGATACCGCTGGAGTTCGCCACCATGCTGGCCGGCATGGACCGCGCCATCGCCGATGGCGCAGAGGACCGCACGTCGGACACGGTCGAGCGCATCACCGGCCGTCCTCCGCGGAGTTTCCGCGCGCTCATGGAAGCGGAGATGTCGCGAGGCGGCACCTGATGGCGGCGCCCGTACCCGACCGGCTCGACGACGCGATCCGACCCGTCAGCACACCGAGGAGGACCCGTGGCCCAGCGACCTGAGCGCGCGGACGCCGTACGCAACCGAGAGGCCGTCCTCGCCGCCGCCGACACCCTGTTCGCCGCCAGCACCAGTCCCCAGAGCGTGTCGATGGACGACATCGCCGCGGCGGCCGGTGTGGGCAAGGGCACGCTGTTCCGCCGCTTCGGCGACCGTGCGGGCCTGATCAGGGCGTTGCTCGCGGCCCGGCTCGAACCCCTGCAGCGGGCCGTGCAGGAGGCGATGGGCACGGAAGGGTCCCCCGCGCCGCCGCGGCAGCTGGTGAGGGACCTGCTCGACGCCTCACTGCGCTTCAAGA includes:
- a CDS encoding TetR/AcrR family transcriptional regulator, which produces MAQRPERADAVRNREAVLAAADTLFAASTSPQSVSMDDIAAAAGVGKGTLFRRFGDRAGLIRALLAARLEPLQRAVQEAMGTEGSPAPPRQLVRDLLDASLRFKIENRHLMSAAEDAGLGNPYHAGHYGWWHETLREALRQVPGVPDADFAAHALLAAIRADLVVHLIDDQGTAPEHLRATLAAYVDTVLGDSSGAAPPKRH